The proteins below are encoded in one region of Candidatus Methylacidiphilales bacterium:
- a CDS encoding cyclic nucleotide-binding domain-containing protein — MSSTFDRPMLPAVGWVADLKEEDRDLLASYGEFLGLQPDHDMIRQGDEQRHLYFVISGKLEVRRSGLEDDIVVGIIQAGEAFGEIAIFDPGPASAHVRALEFSQIWRIDSESFSSFLRDNPVSGNILMLHLATILSQRTRQLMTQLVNAKGS, encoded by the coding sequence ATGAGTTCCACCTTTGACCGCCCCATGTTGCCCGCAGTCGGCTGGGTTGCTGATTTGAAGGAAGAAGACCGCGATTTACTGGCCAGCTATGGCGAGTTTCTCGGCCTCCAACCCGACCACGACATGATCCGGCAGGGCGACGAACAACGCCACCTCTACTTCGTCATCAGCGGGAAACTGGAAGTCCGCCGTAGCGGCCTCGAAGACGACATCGTCGTCGGCATCATTCAAGCAGGCGAAGCTTTTGGGGAAATTGCCATCTTCGACCCCGGCCCCGCAAGCGCCCATGTGCGCGCCCTTGAATTCTCGCAAATCTGGCGCATCGACTCGGAATCGTTTTCCTCCTTCCTGAGGGATAATCCGGTGTCTGGAAATATATTAATGCTGCATCTGGCGACGATTCTCAGCCAGCGCACCCGCCAGCTTATGACCCAATTGGTGAA